The genomic segment ggatataatattacagaataaacaagcaggaacaactccctcaatagatataaccattcccaacacacacatgttcctcgatcaatggagcacctcaccacaggcgttgtttgtgtcatcagtcaaccgaattattttccctgtcaatcagcttccaaatgttgctactctgtcattcgttgccccACCCcgttgctgattcccttctcctcatcatacattcttaccctgaccatcgttcagagccccaaactctgccctgtgcagacccgcctctggtttctgaccctgcttcattgagcatccaactaatggtttcccatcCTGCTTTCAGTCttcagaggacagtggtgttttctaacaaccctttagaagcaggaaaaatgacccataatgtggaaatgagccctgaataaggaggttaactcagcccagagatttcaggggtgaagaacatctcagacagaactgcaatCAGCTCGACTTCTttagtctgcagaaaattcaagggaaacctcttcacccgcAGAGTGGTGATTGGAACCCATCCCACAGGGAGAGCAAAaggggaacaacaggggaggatttaaaaggactgttgtagaacagaatcactggcagtgTCCAGccagcctgagttgactctctactgtacaaggtgtgttataaattcactaagtaatGAAGACAgcgtttaaaatagaactgatttatttgtctcagatccagaatattaatctccagtcccattaaaggtgaatatgcagcagaataagctcctcccatgcccagtgaccagggtgcagaactgggtgtggtgagcagcagcaataattgcagagttcagcaccgacagtcactgttgaaattgcattcagcaatggtaatggacaaatatccagcaggcagcttattgaaacattctccccagtgtgaacttgctagtgtgtcacaaggttagatgactgagtgaatcccttcccacattcacagcagaagAACGGCCtccccccagtgtgaactcaatgatgcacccTTGGTGaagatggctgagagaatctcttcccaaagtgtgagcaggtgatcagcctttaaccagtgtgaactcactggtgtttCAGTGGATGAAATGATcgtgtgaatgccttcccacattcacagcaagTGAATAgtcactccccagtgtgaactcgctggtgactctgtaggttggatgatcgagtgaatccctttccacagtctgagcaggtgaacggcttctccccagtgtgaactcgcttgtgtgtctgtaggttggatgactgagagaatctcttcccacagtctaggCAGGTGAAATCCCTCactgcagtgtgaactgactggtgactCAGTAGGTGAGACGATgtggtgaatcccttcccacagtctgagcaggtgaacggcctcttcccagtgtgaactgactggtgtgtttgtaggttagctaactgtgtgaatcccttcccacagtctgagcaggtgaacggcttctccccagtgtgaattcgctggtgtgtctgtaggttggataactgagtgaatgtcttcccacagactgagcaggtgaatggcctctctccattgtgaactgactggtgtctccgtaggtgagatgcctgagtgaatgccttcccacagtctgagcaggtgaacagcccctccccagtgtgaactcgctggtgactctgcaGGTGGGATGACCgcgtgaatccctttccacagtctgagcaggtgaatggcttctccccagtgtgaactcgctggtgtctctgtaggttggatgactgagagaatctcttcccgcaGACTGAGCAGATGAAATCCCTCACTTCAGTGTGAACTGCCTGGTGAATCAGAAGGTGAGATGATATGCTGAATcgcttcccgcagtctgagcaggtgaacggcctctccccagtgtgaactctgtgatgtaccttcagtttggatgagcaagtgaatcccttcccacagtctgagcaggtaaacggctgctccctggtgtgaactcgctggtgagccattaggtcagatgactgaatgCATCCtcccccacaaattcagcagatgaccagcctctgcccaggatgaactgactgatgtgtccacaggtgggatgagCAACTGAAtgccttctcacccacagaacaaatgaatggccttgtccggtgtgaacttgctgatatatcttcagttgaaatgactgagtgaatccctccccacagtctgagcgggCGGGACGATCAAGTGATTCGCTTGCtctacttcttaaatatctggacaagaacagcaaaactggtgtgttgtgttcaagattcctgtagataaattcctcgtcatttttaacctgtaaaaagatttacaaaatccatcaatgggtgtcggacaacatttcagatgagatcacttgagttgccaaggtgtgatctggcatcacactgttacagtgaggttcaatccaggttggagagagaaatcatcttctaactgggcacagagctggtatctggagtgaccagcaaattctctgatgctcttcctgtctctatcagaatggggcatttctgccatctccaatctgtgacctggctcagtctgACTCTccccattggtattattccctgttcccactgagctgcatgggttcctggccccacagtaactgaaatactcacacaagtagccggcagtgcattccacgcac from the Mobula birostris isolate sMobBir1 chromosome 13, sMobBir1.hap1, whole genome shotgun sequence genome contains:
- the LOC140208542 gene encoding uncharacterized protein, whose product is MAHQRVHTREQPFTCSDCGKGFTCSSKLKVHHRVHTGERPFTCSDCGKRFSISSHLLIHQAVHTEVRDFICSVCGKRFSQSSNLQRHQRVHTGEKPFTCSDCGKGFTRSSHLQSHQRVHTGEGLFTCSDCGKAFTQASHLRRHQSVHNGERPFTCSVCGKTFTQLSNLQTHQRIHTGEKPFTCSDCGKGFTQLANLQTHQSVHTGKRPFTCSDCGKGFTTSSHLLSHQSVHTAVRDFTCLDCGKRFSQSSNLQTHKRVHTGEKPFTCSDCGKGFTRSSNLQSHQRVHTGE